Proteins encoded in a region of the Halothiobacillus diazotrophicus genome:
- the greA gene encoding transcription elongation factor GreA produces MMQTPMTAAGAAKLEAELKHLRSVERPRIIQAIAEARELGDLKENAEYHAAREEQGFVEGRIKEIESKLSHANIIDVSRMPPGDKVIFGATVQVLDVDSDEEITYKIVGDDEADIKSNMISVHSPIARALVGKSVGDEVVVTTPGGKRNFEIMQVDYIA; encoded by the coding sequence ATAATGCAAACCCCGATGACTGCCGCTGGTGCGGCCAAACTCGAAGCCGAACTCAAGCATCTGCGTAGCGTGGAACGGCCCCGGATTATCCAGGCCATTGCCGAGGCGCGCGAGCTTGGGGATCTGAAGGAAAACGCCGAATATCATGCTGCTCGTGAGGAGCAGGGGTTCGTCGAGGGGCGGATCAAGGAAATCGAGTCGAAGCTGTCCCATGCGAACATCATCGACGTCAGCCGGATGCCGCCCGGCGACAAGGTGATCTTCGGCGCCACCGTCCAGGTGCTGGACGTCGATAGTGACGAGGAAATCACCTACAAGATCGTTGGCGACGACGAGGCCGATATCAAGTCCAACATGATTTCCGTGCATTCCCCCATCGCGCGTGCGCTGGTTGGCAAGTCCGTAGGGGATGAAGTCGTCGTGACCACGCCTGGCGGCAAACGCAATTTCGAGATCATGCAAGTCGATTATATTGCTTGA
- the carB gene encoding carbamoyl-phosphate synthase large subunit: MPKRTDLKSILIIGAGPIVIGQACEFDYSGAQACKALREEGYRVILINSNPATIMTDPDMADATYVEPINWEAVAAIIEKERPDALLPTMGGQTALNCALDLARHGVLEKFGCELIGASEDAIDMAEDRERFREAMTEIGLSTPKSFIVHTLEEAFAEQPKLGYPVIIRPSFTMGGSGGGIAYNREEFEEITRRGLDLSPTSELLIEQSVLGWKEYEMEVVRDRNDNCIIICSIENFDPMGVHTGDSITVAPAQTLTDKEYQIMRNASLAVLRKIGVETGGSNVQFAVNPVNGQMIVIEMNPRVSRSSALASKATGFPIAKVAAKLAVGYTLDELRNEITQGATPASFEPTIDYVVTKVPRFTFEKFPQADSRLTTQMKSVGEVMAIGRTFQESLQKALRGLEIGMDGFDEVLDRDLDAEDAEDEIIRQLREPRHDRLWYVAEAFRNGFSLNDVFEHSMIDPWFLTQIEQIIQREQALRGRSLSQIDRDEMLSIKRMGFSDRRLARLLDETESTVRAHRYALGVRPVFKRVDTCAAEFPTDTAYLYSTYEQYCEAEPSSRDKIMILGGGPNRIGQGIEFDYCCVHAALALREDGYETIMVNCNPETVSTDYDISDRLYFESLTLEDVLEIIEVEKPKGVIVQFGGQTPLKLARDLEKAGAPIIGTTPDAIDRAEDRERFQAMIQELGLKQPPNRTARSAEEAMHLAAQIGYPLVVRPSYVLGGRAMEIVHNEESLKRYMRDAVKVSNDSPVLLDRFLDDAAEMDIDAVCDGETVVIGGLMEHIEMAGIHSGDSACSLPPYTVAAPVLERVREQVTAMAKALNVVGLMNTQVAIQGDDIYIIEVNPRASRTVPFVSKAVGMALAKIAARAMAGSTLSQQGVTRECVPPFYAVKEAVFPFIKFAGVDPLLGPEMKSTGEVMGIGREFGEAFAKAQAGAGNSLPTEGLAFVSVRKHDYAAATEVARALTKQGFTLCATRGTARHLSEAGLTVDVVNKVTEGRPNIVDMIKNKEIALIINTTTSSNQSRHDSFQIRREALHQRVPYFTTIAGAEAMVLALAYLKQSITVNRLQDLHKECVS; encoded by the coding sequence AAAGGAACGCCCCGACGCACTCCTGCCGACGATGGGCGGCCAGACGGCATTGAACTGCGCGCTGGATCTCGCACGTCACGGCGTCCTGGAAAAATTCGGCTGTGAGCTGATCGGTGCGAGCGAAGATGCCATTGATATGGCCGAGGACCGTGAGCGGTTCCGGGAGGCGATGACCGAGATCGGACTCTCCACGCCCAAGTCCTTTATCGTCCATACGCTGGAAGAAGCCTTTGCCGAGCAGCCCAAGCTTGGTTACCCCGTGATCATCCGTCCCTCCTTCACCATGGGCGGCTCGGGTGGCGGCATTGCCTACAACCGCGAGGAGTTCGAGGAGATTACGCGCCGCGGTCTGGACCTGTCGCCGACGAGCGAGCTTCTCATCGAGCAGTCCGTCCTTGGTTGGAAAGAATATGAGATGGAAGTCGTGCGCGATCGCAACGACAATTGCATCATCATCTGCTCCATCGAGAACTTCGATCCGATGGGCGTGCATACCGGCGATTCGATCACCGTGGCGCCCGCCCAGACCCTGACGGACAAGGAATATCAGATCATGCGGAACGCCTCGCTGGCGGTACTGCGTAAGATCGGTGTGGAAACGGGCGGTTCGAACGTTCAGTTCGCGGTGAACCCGGTCAATGGTCAGATGATCGTGATCGAGATGAACCCGCGGGTGTCCCGTTCCTCGGCACTGGCCTCCAAGGCGACCGGTTTCCCGATCGCCAAGGTCGCGGCCAAGCTGGCCGTGGGTTACACCCTGGATGAGCTGCGCAACGAGATTACGCAGGGCGCGACGCCGGCATCCTTCGAGCCGACGATCGACTACGTGGTCACCAAGGTGCCGCGCTTTACCTTCGAGAAATTCCCGCAGGCCGATAGCCGCCTGACGACCCAGATGAAGTCGGTGGGCGAGGTCATGGCGATCGGCCGTACCTTCCAGGAATCGCTGCAAAAGGCGCTGCGGGGTCTGGAAATCGGCATGGATGGCTTCGATGAGGTGCTGGATCGCGATCTCGATGCCGAGGATGCCGAGGACGAAATCATTCGCCAGTTGCGCGAACCGCGGCACGACCGGCTCTGGTATGTCGCCGAGGCCTTCCGAAACGGCTTCAGTCTGAACGATGTATTCGAGCACTCGATGATCGACCCGTGGTTCCTGACGCAGATCGAGCAGATCATCCAGCGCGAGCAGGCGCTTCGTGGCCGCTCGCTGAGCCAGATCGACCGCGACGAGATGCTGTCCATCAAGCGCATGGGCTTCTCCGATCGGCGGTTGGCCCGTTTGCTCGATGAGACCGAGAGCACCGTTCGCGCGCATCGTTATGCGCTGGGTGTACGCCCCGTGTTCAAGCGCGTCGATACCTGTGCGGCCGAATTCCCGACGGATACCGCATACCTGTATTCGACCTACGAGCAATATTGCGAGGCGGAACCGAGCAGTCGCGACAAGATCATGATTCTGGGCGGCGGTCCGAACCGGATCGGCCAGGGGATCGAATTCGACTATTGCTGCGTGCATGCGGCACTGGCTCTGCGCGAAGACGGTTACGAGACCATCATGGTCAACTGCAACCCGGAAACCGTGTCCACGGATTACGATATTTCCGATCGTCTGTATTTCGAGTCGCTGACCCTCGAGGACGTGCTCGAAATCATCGAGGTCGAGAAACCCAAGGGCGTGATCGTCCAGTTCGGCGGCCAGACGCCGCTGAAACTGGCGCGCGATCTGGAAAAGGCCGGCGCTCCGATCATCGGTACCACCCCCGATGCCATCGACCGGGCGGAAGATCGGGAACGGTTCCAGGCCATGATTCAGGAATTGGGTCTCAAGCAACCGCCGAACCGGACGGCACGCTCCGCCGAGGAGGCCATGCATCTGGCCGCTCAGATCGGATATCCGCTCGTCGTGCGTCCGTCCTACGTTCTGGGTGGCCGCGCGATGGAGATCGTGCATAACGAAGAGTCCCTGAAACGCTACATGCGCGATGCCGTCAAGGTTTCCAACGATTCCCCGGTCCTGCTGGATCGCTTCCTGGACGATGCGGCGGAGATGGACATCGATGCCGTCTGCGACGGGGAAACCGTCGTGATCGGCGGTCTGATGGAACATATTGAAATGGCAGGTATCCATTCCGGCGACTCTGCCTGCTCATTGCCGCCCTACACGGTGGCTGCCCCCGTTCTCGAACGGGTACGCGAACAAGTGACCGCCATGGCCAAGGCGCTGAATGTTGTCGGTCTGATGAATACCCAGGTCGCCATCCAGGGGGACGATATCTACATTATCGAGGTCAACCCGCGTGCATCCCGTACGGTGCCGTTCGTCTCGAAGGCTGTGGGCATGGCCCTGGCAAAGATTGCGGCTCGGGCCATGGCGGGTAGCACGTTGAGTCAGCAGGGGGTTACCCGCGAGTGCGTACCGCCGTTCTATGCGGTCAAGGAAGCGGTTTTTCCGTTCATCAAGTTTGCCGGCGTGGATCCGTTGCTGGGACCGGAAATGAAGTCCACCGGCGAGGTGATGGGCATCGGTCGCGAGTTCGGCGAAGCCTTTGCCAAGGCGCAGGCCGGCGCCGGCAACTCGTTGCCGACGGAAGGTCTGGCCTTCGTCTCCGTCCGCAAGCATGATTATGCGGCAGCCACCGAAGTGGCCCGTGCGTTGACCAAGCAAGGCTTCACGCTCTGCGCGACGCGGGGCACCGCGCGCCATTTGTCGGAAGCGGGCCTGACCGTCGATGTGGTGAACAAGGTCACGGAGGGTCGCCCCAATATCGTCGACATGATCAAGAACAAGGAAATTGCCCTGATCATCAATACGACGACCAGCAGCAATCAGTCTCGCCATGACTCCTTCCAGATCCGTCGCGAGGCCCTGCATCAGCGCGTGCCGTACTTCACGACGATTGCGGGTGCGGAGGCGATGGTTCTGGCCCTGGCTTATCTGAAGCAATCCATTACCGTCAACCGACTGCAGGATCTCCATAAGGAGTGTGTTTCATAA